GATGGGGGAGGCCTCGCCGGCCTGCCACTCGCCCTGGAGTGCCGCGGGCATGGTCGACGTGCCGCCCGGCGTCGGGAGGGGTGTGGGCGGCGGGGTACCGCCAGCGGCTGAACTTCCACCGCACGCGCCCAGGGTGACTGCGAGGAGCGCAGCGGCGAGTGTGACGGCGGCTTGGTGGTGGATACCAAATCGTTTCATGGGAACTCCTGTCGGCCTGGTCATCCAGGCGGGGCGGGGATCAACTGCGACGCGCCAGAGTTGAGGCGCGCTCATGGCGCGAGGCTCACGGTGAGATCGGCGAACAGGCCGTAATCCGGGGTCTCGTGGAAGGTGATCGTGGTCTTGGAGGAATACACGTCCTCGTCGCGGCCCATCAGTACCATCGGGCGGGAGGGGCCGCTCGGCGGGACATAGCGTGCTGTCACGACGTACTTCCCGATCGGGATGTCGCGCACCATACGGTCGTCGAGGAAACGCCTGATCACCGACCCAGCGCTGCCGTCGATCAGCGGGCCGTCGGGCGTCAGGGTGAATTCCACCCGGTTCAGGTCAAAGTCCCCGTCGCCGCCGGCATAGGGGTAGAGCTTGCCGCCGTACGTGCCGCCACCCGCGATCTCGCCGGAGATTTTCAGGGTGAAGTTGCGGATGGCACCGGCGTCAGTGGCGAAGGCCGCCTCGGTGTCGGGCACCAGGGTCAGGTCATACCACTGCCCCGCGTATTTCGTCCGCACTCGCCCTCCGGCCCGCCAAGTGCCGATCTGATCTCTGGGAAGCGCAACGGTGTAGCGGCCTTGCGCGTCGGTGGTGCCCAGCGCGTTCATGTTGTAGTACAGCGTGTTGTCCGCCCAGACTTCAGCTCCGGCAATGGGCTGGCCGGCAGCGTTCTTCACGGTACCCGTCATGGTGTAGGGCGTACCCTGATCGGGTTGACCTCCTCCGGTCTGGCCGGGCGGGGGGGTGTTGGTGCCCGCCTGACTGCCACCGCAGGCGGCGAGCAGGGCGGTCAGGACGAGGGCGGCGATGGCAGTGCGGGTACGCGTGTTCATGGGGGTCTCCTTCGCCACCTGTGGGCTGGCTTGGAGCGAACCGTAGCCGGGGGTGAATGGCTGACGGATGGCACGCCCTGCAGTGGCGAGGCCGCGTCACGCAGGAGTCACGCCCTCCGGCGCACCGTGGCGTCATGGACGTCCTGATCGACCTGGGCCTGCGAGCCCTGCTGCTGGTTCTCCTTCATCCCCTGCCACGCGGGCTGCTGCTCGTTCTGGTGGCCCTGTACGGCGTGGGCTGCGGCTGGTCCGTCTGGGCGGTCGCGGGGTGCGCCCTGCTGAGCCTGGCCGGCTTGGTGTGGTCGCTGGCGGGGTGGGTGGATGCACGAGCCCGGCGCCGCTGAGGCGGTGGGCAGTGCGGGCTTTCCGCCGGCGCTCCTGCGGGGTGCCATGCCGCAGCCATGCCCCCTCTTGCGTGTCAGCACGCCCGAGTACGGAGTGGAAGAAGCCCATCCTGCACGCCCTGAAAGTCACCCTGTCCGCTCTCGCCGTGATCCTCGGCCTGGCCGCCTGCGGCGACATGTCAGCCCCGCGCAGGGCGGCGCTCCGGACCCCGGCAGCGCGGTCGGGGAGGCGCTGCTCGCCGAATTCCTGGGCGAGTCGCCCACCACGTCAGTGTTGCCCATCGAGTACTGCGATCCGATTACCGGCGCCGAGGTGGGCAGGAGCAGCGGGATCCCCGAAGCGACCGCCCAGGCCGGCTCCGAGCGCACGGAGATCATCGTGACCACAAACGGAGGGCAACCCAAGGATGTCGCGATCCGTGTCTGTGGCTTGATAGACTGCCCGCACCCATGTCGGATGAGTTGCCCTGGGCGCTGACGCTGCTCGGCCCTCCGGCGCTGCGCGCGCCGGACGGGCGCACGTGGCGGCCCGAGCGCAAGACCCTGCTGCTGTTGGCGTACGTGGCGCTGGAGGGCCCCACTCCCCGCGCCACGTTGGCCGCGCTGCTGTGGCCGGACACGCCCGGCGGTGCGAGGCGCAACAACCTGGTGCACCTGCTGCGGCGCGCCGCCCGTCGCTGCGGCGTGGCCGTGATCGACGGCCAGGAGGTGCTGGCCCTGCACGGCCTGCGCGTGGACGCCCGCGCGCTGCTGGAACCGTCGAGCACGGACGCCGGGGTGCCGGCGGGAACCCTGCTCGACGGCGTGGACGTGGACGATCTGCCGGAAGTCGAGGAGTGGCTGGAGGCGTGGCGGGAGGAACTCGACGCGCGGCGGCGGGCGCGGCTCGCGCACGCGGCGCAGGCGGCAGAGGATGGCGGCGAGTGGACGGCGGCGCTGCGCATGGCCGGGCAGCTGCTTGATCTCGACCCGGTGTCCGAGGACGCGCTGCGGCGGGTAATGCGCCTGTACGCCCTGGCAGGTGACCGTCCAGCGGCCCTGGCGGCCTTTGCACGTGGCCGTGAGATCCTGGCGCGCGAGCTGGGCACTCGCCCGGACGCCCCGACGCTGGAGCTGGCTGGCCAGATCGAGCGTGGCGAGGCCCTGGCGGGAGCGCGGCCGGCAGCGGCGCTGCCGCTGGGGGTGCTGCGCCCGCCGGTGCTGGTGGGCCGCGCGGACGCCTGGGCACAGTTGGAGGCCGCGTGGTCGGCGGGCCAGACGATCTACGTGACAGGCGACGCGGGGGTCGGCAAGACGAGGCTGGCGCAGGAATTTGTGGCGAGCCGCGGCCGGGCGCTGTTCCTGCCAGGCCATGCGGGCGCGCAGGACGTGCCCTTCGCGGCGGCGGCGCACAACGCCCGCGCGCGCCTCGCAGCGACCCCAGACGCGGCGCTGCCGGACTGGGCGCGGCGGGAACTGTCGCGCGTGCTGCCAGAACTCTGGTCGGGCGCGCCCCCCTCGCCCATCGACTCGGAGGCGGCGCGCCTGCACTACTACCTGGCGCACCTGGAACTCGTGCGGCTGACCGCGCCGGGGTTCGCGGCGGTGATCACCGACGACGTGCAGTACTACGATGCGGCGACCGTCGAGCTGGGCGCGTTCTTCCTGACCCAGAGCCGGGCGCCGGGCGAGCCGGGCGAGGTGCCCCGGCACGTCATCACATACCGGAGCGGCACGCTGAGCGCGCACACGCAGGCGCGCATTGACGCCCTGGTCGACGCCGGCGTGGCCGCGCGCGTGGAGCTGGACGGACTCGACGTGGACGCCACGCGCGAGCTGCTCGCCACGCTGGACGTGCCTGCCGGCGACCCGGCGCTCGCGGCCGCCCTACACGAGGTCACGGGCGGCAACCCGCAGTTTGTACTGGAGGCCCTGCGCCATATGTTCCGCAGCGGCGAGTTCCGGGTGGACGACCACCTGAGTCGCCCTGAGGGGGTATTTCCGCTGGTGGAGAAGCGTCTTGCGGGCCTGTCGGGCGCGGCGCTCCAGGTGGCGCGCGGCGCGGCGGTGCTGGGCGACCAGTTCACGCTGGAACTGCTCGGCGAGCTGCTGGGCCTTGGCCTCCCGGACCTCGCGGGCGCGTGGGAGGAATTGGAGGCCGCGCAGGTGGTCGTCGGAGAGCGCTTCAGTCACGACCTGGTGCGCGAGGCGGTGCTCGCAGGCCTGCCGGACACCGTCCGGACGGTGCTGCACCGAGCGGCGGCGCGCACTCTGGCCCGGTACGGCGGGCATCCGGGGCGGGTGGCGCGACACTGGCAGGCGGCTGGCGACGCCTCGCAGACGGCCGTGTGGTGGATGCGTGCCGGCGAGGCCGCTGGCGCATCCCTCCGGCCCGGGGAAGCTGTGGCCGCCTTTGAAGCCGCGGCCACGGCCTACGCTTCGATCGGCGACGAACCCGGGCGGGAGGCGGCCCGCCGCGCCGCCCTTGCCCTGAATCGCGCCCCGACCTCCGGGTAGCATGAGCCATGCGTGAGGATTCTCTTCCCGGCGCGTGGCGGCTGAACCTGCTCGGGCCACCCACACTGCGCGGCCCAGACGGACGCGCACACCCCCTGGGCGGCAAGGCCCTCGCCCTCGTCGCGTACGTGGCGCTGGAGGGCGCGGCCCCGCGCAGCCGGCTCGCCGGCCTGCTGTGGCCCGACACCGTTGAGGGCACCGCCCGTAATAACCTCGTGCACGCGCTGCGCCGTTTGCACACCGCGCTCGGCGCGGAGGTGGTGGTGTCGGGTGATCCTCTCACGCTGAGCCCGGACGTGCGCGTGGACGCCACGGCGGACTTGGGGGTGGGGGAACTGCTGGCCGGCGTCACGTGGCCCGAGCTGCCGGAACTGCACGACTGGCTGCTCGCCTGGCGCGAGCGGCTGGATGGGGAACGTGCCGCCCGCTGGCGCGCCGAAGCGCAGCGCCTGGAAGACGGGGGCGCGTGGGCGGCGGCGCTGGACGTGGTCGCCCAACTGCGCACCGTCGATCCCCTCTCCGAGGACGCCCTGCGCCGCGAGATGCGCCTGCGCTATCTGCTCGGCGACCCGGCTCACGCCCTGGCCGTGTACGGGGAGGGCCGGGCGCGCCTGCGGGCCGCGCTGGAGCACGAGCCGCTCCCCGAGACGCAGGCCCTCGCCCACGCCATCGAGCGCGGCACGGTCAGCGCGGCGCCGCCCACACCGGTGCCGTCCCTTGCGCAGCGGGTGGGCCGGCCCCCCCTGGTCGGCCGGGAGGCGGAGTGGGCGCAGATGGAGGCCGCATGGGCCGCAGGTCAGGGCGTCGTGCTGCTCGGCGAGGCAGGCGTGGGCAAAACGCGCCTCGCGCTGGAGTTCCTGGAGGCGCATGGGGGAGGCATGCGCTTTCGCGGCTGCGTGGGCGACCGCGGCCTGCCGTACGCCACGCACGCCCGCACGTACCGGCAGGTGCTGCACGCCTTCCCAGACGTCACCCTGCCCGCGTGGGTGCGCCCGGAACTCGCCCGCATCCTCCCGGAGCTGGGCGACGCGCCGCCACCGCTGACGGACGAGGTGCAGACCCACCACTTCTGGCACGCGAAGACCGAGGTGCTGGGTGCGGCCATCGCGGCGGGCCTGCGCCGCATGGTGTTCGACGACGTACAGTTCATGGACGACGCGAGCATCGAGGCGGGGGCCTTCGTGTTCGCCCACCTCGGCTGGGGCCGGCCGGACGCGCCGTATCGCACCATCCACTGTGCGCGGCCGGGCGGCCTGAATCCCGCGCAGCAGGGCGTGCTGCACGCGATGGTCGGCAGCGGCCTGATCCGCGTGATCGAGCTTGCCCCCCTGTCCGGGGAGGCCGTGCAAGCGCTCGTGGCGGCCCTCGACCTGCCCGCCCCCGGTGCTCACACGGATTCCCTGGCCGACACGCTGGGTCGCTACACCGGCGGCAACCCCCAGCTGCTGTTGGAGGCCGCCCGCAGCCTGCACGGCGTGCCCGCCACCCCAGACGGTTCGCTGCCCCTGCCGCCCGCTGCGGGCAGGATCACAGCCGCCCGGCTCGCCCGGCTGTCACCGGCGGCCCTGCACGCCGCGCGGGCCGCCGCGGTGCTCGGCAGTGACTTCGACGTGGATCTTGTCGCGCAGGTGCTCGGTACGCCGCTGCTGGCGACCATGGACGCGTGGGAGGAACTGGAAGGCGCGCAGGTCATGCGCGGCGCCGCCTTCGAGCACGACCTCGTGGCCGACGCGGTGCTCGCGGCAACGCCTGGCCCGATCCGGCGACTGCTGCATCGCGCGGCCGCCCGCACGCTCTCCGCCCAGCACGCCCCCCCGGCCCGCGTCGCCCGCCACTGGCACGCTGGCGGGGACGTACGCGAGGCCGCGCCATATTTCGCCCGCGCCGCCGAGGCCGCCCACCACGCGTACCGCCCCGCCGAGGCCGCCGGGTACGCCCTGGAGGCTGCGGCCGCGTACGAGCAAACCGGCCAGGCGGAACTCGCCGCCCTGTGGCACAACCACGCTGCGAGCCCCGGCTCTCTGGGGGCGTGAGGGCCACTTCCGCACAAGCGGCATCATCCTGTGGCCATGCCCAGCCGGGCAGACTCGGGGCACGTTCCTCGGCACGCGCTGCGGAGAACGAACGCACCGTCTGGGCGAGGAGCCCAGTCCGGCAGCCTGACCCGCCTTGGAGGAATTCCTGTGACCAGTCCCGATCCTACATCGCCGTTTCCGCCCATTCCGGAGCGCGGCGGGCGCATATTCGTCCTGCGCGTGTGGCACGAGCCGGCCACGCTGCCACACACCCCGGTGTGGCGCGCCTCGGTCATGCACGGCGCCCACGGCCAGCGCCGCTACTTTGACTCCATCGACGACTGCGTCGAGCACCTGTACAGCAAGTGCCTGCACGCCGATCTGGGGCTTCCGCCGGAGTGATTCGTCAGGCCATCGGGTGCCATCGTCTGGTGGGCTGGCGCCGGTCAGCGGCAAAGGCTAACCACAGTCCCCATGCACCACTGCCCTCCACCCAACGGGCCGATCGCGTCATAGGTTCTGCCGCGCGGCGCCGCGGACGTGCCAGGGCGCCAGCCGGGTGAAGGAGGACTGGGCATTCAAGGGATCTAGTTCCACTCACGTCCTCAGCGCCGTGCCGAGCAGCGATGCGATCACTCTCGTGACGCCAGGGCGCCGGTATTCGGCGTGCTGAGACATCGACCTGGGCGCCGGAGGAGTCATCGGGTTTGAGACGGCGCCGAGATGTGGCCGTCGGCGCCGTACGCGGGGATGCGGCGTGTGCAGACGCCTTTGGCTTCCTTCAACCCCACAGATGAGCGTGCTCGCCCACGCGACGCCGTAGGGTCGGGCGGCCAGCCTCTGCACGTGGCCAGTGCCCTGCCGGCGCGATGCCCATGACATCAGACGTGTGCCAGCAGGCGCGGCGTCATGGACGCCGACCGCTGACTGCATCCCGGCCGTTACCTGCGGTTCAGGTCGGTGATCAATGCCTTCATCTCGCGCTCCTGCGTGGCGATGATGCCGTCGGCCAGCTTCCGAACCCGGGGATCGCTGATGTGCGCCCGCGAGCTCGTCAGGATCGCGATCGAGTGGTGCGGGATCATCGCCTTCATGTAGGCCACGTCGCCTACCGTCGCCTGCGACCGCACCAGGTAGAGCCCCAGTCCAAACAGGACGGCGCTCGCCGCGAAGATGCCGGCGTTCACACGCCGGTTGCGGTACATCCCCTGCATGAACGCCAGCATGATCACGGCCATCACCGCGCCCATGTACAGCGCCATCCACATCCGGGTCTGACTGAAGTACACGTGGTCGAGCTGATAGGTGTTGAGGTACATCAGGCCGTACATGACCACCGTGGACGTGACGATCATGGCGACAAACCGCCCGTAGTGGTTCTTCATCGGCATGCTCCGCTTCATCGACTGCTCGCCAGATGTCGGGGCGTTCATGGGCCCATTCATGTCGGTCCTCCGAATGGGTGGTCAGGTTCCCTTACAAGGAGCGCGGCAGGAATGCCATGGATCGTCACGGCAGGCGGTACAGCACGACACGGTTCCCACTGGGCTTCGGGAGCGGCCCAGTCCACGTGCCACCGGCGGCGACGGCGACGTACTGCCTGCCGCCGGCAAGGTACGTGATGATGCCGCCCAGGATGGCGACCTTCGTCTGGTCGCGGTACAGCACCTTGCCGGTCTTCGCGTCGAGGGCCTGCACTTCGCCGTTCATGTCGCCGGTAAAGAGCAGGCCGCCATCCGTGGAGGCGAGGCCCGAGAGCATCGGGGTCTTCTGGTGCACCTTCCAGGCAACCGAGCCGTCTGCGGCGTTGACGGCGTAGGTCCAGCCGCTGGCCTTGCCGGGTGGATCGAAGGTGGCGCTGCCATCGAAGTAGAACATCCCGGGAATCAGTTTTCCCGGTTTGAGTGTGTATGCGGCGCAGAAGTCGACGGTGTTGATGTAGATCAGTGCCAGCCCCGGGTGGT
The Deinococcus sp. KSM4-11 DNA segment above includes these coding regions:
- a CDS encoding AAA family ATPase, which produces MSDELPWALTLLGPPALRAPDGRTWRPERKTLLLLAYVALEGPTPRATLAALLWPDTPGGARRNNLVHLLRRAARRCGVAVIDGQEVLALHGLRVDARALLEPSSTDAGVPAGTLLDGVDVDDLPEVEEWLEAWREELDARRRARLAHAAQAAEDGGEWTAALRMAGQLLDLDPVSEDALRRVMRLYALAGDRPAALAAFARGREILARELGTRPDAPTLELAGQIERGEALAGARPAAALPLGVLRPPVLVGRADAWAQLEAAWSAGQTIYVTGDAGVGKTRLAQEFVASRGRALFLPGHAGAQDVPFAAAAHNARARLAATPDAALPDWARRELSRVLPELWSGAPPSPIDSEAARLHYYLAHLELVRLTAPGFAAVITDDVQYYDAATVELGAFFLTQSRAPGEPGEVPRHVITYRSGTLSAHTQARIDALVDAGVAARVELDGLDVDATRELLATLDVPAGDPALAAALHEVTGGNPQFVLEALRHMFRSGEFRVDDHLSRPEGVFPLVEKRLAGLSGAALQVARGAAVLGDQFTLELLGELLGLGLPDLAGAWEELEAAQVVVGERFSHDLVREAVLAGLPDTVRTVLHRAAARTLARYGGHPGRVARHWQAAGDASQTAVWWMRAGEAAGASLRPGEAVAAFEAAATAYASIGDEPGREAARRAALALNRAPTSG
- a CDS encoding carboxypeptidase regulatory-like domain-containing protein, coding for MNTRTRTAIAALVLTALLAACGGSQAGTNTPPPGQTGGGQPDQGTPYTMTGTVKNAAGQPIAGAEVWADNTLYYNMNALGTTDAQGRYTVALPRDQIGTWRAGGRVRTKYAGQWYDLTLVPDTEAAFATDAGAIRNFTLKISGEIAGGGTYGGKLYPYAGGDGDFDLNRVEFTLTPDGPLIDGSAGSVIRRFLDDRMVRDIPIGKYVVTARYVPPSGPSRPMVLMGRDEDVYSSKTTITFHETPDYGLFADLTVSLAP
- a CDS encoding AAA family ATPase, with protein sequence MREDSLPGAWRLNLLGPPTLRGPDGRAHPLGGKALALVAYVALEGAAPRSRLAGLLWPDTVEGTARNNLVHALRRLHTALGAEVVVSGDPLTLSPDVRVDATADLGVGELLAGVTWPELPELHDWLLAWRERLDGERAARWRAEAQRLEDGGAWAAALDVVAQLRTVDPLSEDALRREMRLRYLLGDPAHALAVYGEGRARLRAALEHEPLPETQALAHAIERGTVSAAPPTPVPSLAQRVGRPPLVGREAEWAQMEAAWAAGQGVVLLGEAGVGKTRLALEFLEAHGGGMRFRGCVGDRGLPYATHARTYRQVLHAFPDVTLPAWVRPELARILPELGDAPPPLTDEVQTHHFWHAKTEVLGAAIAAGLRRMVFDDVQFMDDASIEAGAFVFAHLGWGRPDAPYRTIHCARPGGLNPAQQGVLHAMVGSGLIRVIELAPLSGEAVQALVAALDLPAPGAHTDSLADTLGRYTGGNPQLLLEAARSLHGVPATPDGSLPLPPAAGRITAARLARLSPAALHAARAAAVLGSDFDVDLVAQVLGTPLLATMDAWEELEGAQVMRGAAFEHDLVADAVLAATPGPIRRLLHRAAARTLSAQHAPPARVARHWHAGGDVREAAPYFARAAEAAHHAYRPAEAAGYALEAAAAYEQTGQAELAALWHNHAASPGSLGA
- a CDS encoding DUF305 domain-containing protein, which encodes MKNHYGRFVAMIVTSTVVMYGLMYLNTYQLDHVYFSQTRMWMALYMGAVMAVIMLAFMQGMYRNRRVNAGIFAASAVLFGLGLYLVRSQATVGDVAYMKAMIPHHSIAILTSSRAHISDPRVRKLADGIIATQEREMKALITDLNRR